The following proteins are encoded in a genomic region of Candidatus Stygibacter australis:
- a CDS encoding PTS sugar transporter subunit IIA translates to MDLTEVLRLECCTTNLQSHSKNEILEELAKLVKRNEILKDVPENKILENLHKRESQGSTGFGREIAIPHCQISGIKDFVVGIGISHKGVDYDAIDHKKVKIFVIIVGPVESRSGHLQLLAMVSRILKEPQIEQHLLQQESKIGLMDEFLRHSPDTLSAAPRGKDKLLILLVRDPDILDEISEIFLEYGVEEATILETGSMKGVLSQVPLFLGFFDFTGDRDASGKLIMVKLPRDFLQALIHGLEDAFGNLDDYTGLGLVVLDIFFSKGI, encoded by the coding sequence ATGGATCTAACTGAAGTATTAAGGCTGGAATGCTGCACAACAAATCTGCAGTCACATAGCAAAAATGAAATCCTGGAAGAACTTGCCAAACTAGTGAAACGTAATGAAATACTCAAAGATGTACCGGAAAACAAAATCCTGGAAAATCTGCATAAACGGGAGAGCCAGGGCAGCACAGGATTTGGCAGAGAAATAGCTATTCCCCACTGTCAGATCAGCGGTATCAAAGATTTTGTGGTTGGCATCGGGATTAGTCATAAAGGCGTGGATTATGATGCCATAGACCATAAGAAAGTAAAAATATTTGTGATCATCGTGGGACCTGTGGAAAGCCGCAGCGGTCATTTGCAATTGCTGGCAATGGTTTCCCGCATACTCAAGGAACCGCAAATTGAGCAGCATCTTCTGCAGCAGGAAAGCAAAATTGGTTTGATGGACGAATTTCTGCGGCATAGTCCTGATACATTATCTGCAGCACCGCGTGGTAAAGATAAATTGCTTATTCTGCTAGTGCGGGATCCTGATATCTTGGATGAGATATCAGAAATATTCCTGGAATATGGAGTGGAAGAAGCTACTATTCTTGAAACGGGCAGTATGAAGGGAGTTCTTTCCCAAGTACCTTTGTTTTTGGGCTTTTTTGATTTCACGGGTGACCGGGATGCATCCGGCAAGCTGATTATGGTAAAATTGCCCAGAGACTTTTTGCAGGCACTCATCCATGGTCTGGAAGATGCTTTTGGTAATCTGGATGATTATACCGGACTTGGTCTGGTTGTATTGGATATATTTTTTAGTAAAGGAATTTAA
- a CDS encoding cation:proton antiporter translates to LSEITLSFIAVIIGCEFSFTKLRAYGKKVVIITLVQMFLTFGLISAGLILLGLSTYVAFILGAIGAATAPAATVVIVEKLRAKGEFVDYLYGIVALDDAGTVILFSIAFAIASAEISGSEVDFWMGLIHAGKEILLSVIIGITGGTLIHFITRNSKNMGEMKIITLGIIFLTTSVCISLHLSPLIANMTVGMLLVNLSHKNIRIMKALQPLTPPLYAIFFSIAGTELHLKIFTSSTALIAGIVFIIMRAIGKYSGVYATGHLLKLKPSISNWLGLALLPQAGVAIGLVLFVQGSSVVADASPAIQLQITEMINIVLMSVFFNELIGPPLAKIAIRKNLRRR, encoded by the coding sequence CTTTCTGAGATCACACTTTCATTTATTGCTGTGATCATCGGCTGCGAATTTTCATTCACCAAACTGCGTGCTTATGGCAAAAAAGTGGTGATCATCACTCTGGTTCAGATGTTTCTCACTTTTGGTTTGATCTCTGCTGGACTCATTCTGCTGGGTCTTTCCACTTATGTTGCATTCATTCTGGGAGCGATTGGAGCTGCCACAGCCCCTGCTGCAACGGTAGTTATTGTAGAGAAATTACGGGCAAAAGGCGAATTTGTGGATTACCTGTATGGAATCGTAGCACTTGATGATGCAGGGACAGTTATCCTTTTTTCTATCGCCTTTGCTATAGCCAGCGCTGAGATCAGTGGCAGCGAAGTGGATTTCTGGATGGGACTTATTCACGCCGGTAAAGAAATACTTCTCTCAGTAATCATAGGAATAACTGGTGGTACATTGATCCATTTCATCACGCGCAACAGCAAGAACATGGGCGAAATGAAGATCATAACACTTGGAATTATTTTCCTGACGACCTCCGTGTGCATCAGCCTGCATCTATCACCGCTGATCGCTAATATGACCGTGGGAATGCTGCTGGTGAATCTCAGTCATAAAAATATCAGGATCATGAAAGCCCTGCAACCCCTCACCCCGCCTTTATATGCAATTTTCTTCTCGATAGCAGGAACTGAACTGCATCTGAAGATATTTACCTCTTCCACTGCCCTGATAGCGGGGATAGTGTTTATCATCATGCGAGCAATCGGAAAATATAGCGGAGTATATGCCACTGGGCATTTACTAAAGCTCAAGCCAAGTATTAGCAACTGGCTGGGGCTTGCCCTTCTACCCCAGGCTGGAGTGGCAATTGGATTAGTGCTTTTCGTACAAGGTTCCAGCGTGGTAGCTGATGCCTCTCCGGCAATCCAGCTTCAAATAACAGAAATGATCAATATAGTATTGATGAGTGTCTTTTTTAATGAATTAATAGGACCGCCTCTGGCAAAAATAGCCATTCGGAAGAATTTGAGGAGAAGATAA